Genomic window (Streptomyces cadmiisoli):
TCCTCGCCCAGGTCCAGGGACCCGACGGCGGATACGCGCTCGAAGCCGACTACCTGGTCGGCTGCGACGGCACCCGCAGCGCGGTCCGTGAGAGCGCGGGTATCGGGCTCTCCGGAACCGACTCCACCTGGTACGGATGGCTGGCCGACGTCGCTCTCGACGAACCCCCGAACACGATCCCCTTCTCCCATGTCAACGCCAGAGGCACCTTGATGATCGTGCCGATGTCACCCGGCGTGTACCGCGTGGGCGGTCTCGACCTCGAGGACCGTAGCGCCGAATGGGCCGGCTACACGGTCGAGGAACTCCGCGCCAAGACGGCTGCCGTGGCCGGCACCGACTTCGGCCTGCGCGATCCGCAGTGGGTGTCGCGCACCGGCAACGGCGCGAAACTGGCGGACCACTACCGCTCGGGCCGTGTCCTGCTCGTCGGGGACGCCGCCCACCGGCACCTCCCGGCCGGCGGCGTGGGCCTGAACCTCGGACTGCAGGACGCGTGGAACCTAGGCTGGAAACTGGCCGCCACGCTGCGGGGCTGGGCGCCGGCAGGACTTCTGGACAGCTACGAACAGGAGCGCCGTCCCGTGGGCGCGGAACTCCTGGAGGCGACCGACGCCCAGAGCGTCCTGATGACGGCCTGGACACCCCAGGGCAGGAGCCTGCGTTCCTTCCTGGGCAACGCCATCGAGCGGCAGCCCGAATTCTCGAGGTACCTGGCCGAAGCTGTCTCGGCGCTGTCGGTGGCCTACCCGCCGGACTCCCCCGACGCCCATCCGCTCGTGGGCCGCAGGACACCTGACCTCCGACTCCGTGGGGGCACCAGCCTATTGACACAGCTGCGACCGGGCCGTCACGTCCTGCTCGATCTCACGGACGGGCTCGTGGTGAAGGCCACGGATGGTGCGGTGCCTGGCGAGCGGATGGTCACGCCGTACACCGGCGCGCTCACCGAGGACCGGGCGGACTGGAGCGGCGTACGCGCCGCGCTGGTGCGACCCGACGGCCATGTGGCCTGGGCCTGCGAGGAGACGGACGACCAGCGTCTGACGGCCGCGGCGAGCACGGCGCTCACCGTGGCGGGGGTGACCGGGCCGGAGCACACCGCGTAGTGCCGACCGCACCTTCACGGACGGGTGGCACGGCTGGAGGCGCGCCCCGACCGGCGGCCGCCCGCCGTCGGCCCGTCGGCCCGCGCCGCGGGGAACCCGTTGCGGTTGATTAGCGAACGACACGGGATCTAGAATGTTGACTGGTCAAGTAAATGGCTGAGGGCGAGAAATCGGGGGACGCCCCGGCCACCTGGCCGCATCACGCCGCCCGGACGGGCCGCCGCCCTCGTGCGAACCGTGGACCTCTGATGCCGCTTGCCGCGCCGCAGCGCCGTGGGTCCGGACAACCAAGGACGACAACAACATGAGCGAACACCGAACCGCCACCGAAACCGTGCCGGACAAGGAGAGTGGGGACCAGCCGAGCCACCTCCACATCGACGAGGCCCGGGTCACGAGCTACCTCGAGCGCATCGGTGCCGCGCGTCCCGGCCGGCCGGACGCGGCGCATCTGCGTGACCTGCAGTTCAGGCACGTGCGTACCGTGCCGTTCGAGAACCTGGGCATCCATGCCGGGGAGCAGATCGCACTCGATGCCCGATCGCTCGTCGACAAGATCGCGCGGGAGCGGCGCGGCGGCATCTGCTACGAGTCGAACGGTGCCTTCGCCGCGCTGCTGACCACTCTGGGCTACCGGGTCAGCCTGCTGTCCGCGCGGGTCTTCCTGGGCGACGGGTTCGGCCCGCCCTTCGACCACCTCGCCCTACGCGTGGATGCGGAGGGCGAGCCCTATCTCGTGGACGTGGGGTTCGGGCGGCAGATCGAGTTCCCGCTCCGCCTGGACGACCGGGCGGAGCAGCGAGGACCCGGCGGTGTCTATCGCATCGAGGACGGACCCGACGGTGACCTGGACGTCTATCGAGACGGCGTGTTGCAGTACCGCGTCGAACTCCGCCCGCGGGCGCTCTCCGACTTCACGACAGCCTGCTGGTGGCACAGCAACGCTCCGCAGGCGCACTTCACCCAGAACCTGGTCTGCTCACTGCCCACCGAGAACGGCCGGGTCACGATCAGCGGACAGCGCCTGGTGATCACCGACGGCGGGCACAGCAGCGAGGTCGAACTGCCGCAGGAAACCGTCCTGGAAGCCTACCGGGACCACTTCGGCATCGTCCTGGACCGCATGCCGGAACTGCTGACGGCACGGCTGGCCGGAGTGTAAGAGCACCCGGCAGTAGGCGTTACTTCAGGCGTTTGGTAGTGGGGCGACCGTCCCATCGGTAGAGCGGGGTGGCGCGGCGGATGAGCATACGGAGCGTGACGATGGCGGCGGACAGGTAGAGGTAGAAGTCGACGACCCGGCTGCGTTTCTCGGTGCAGCGTCGCAGTTTGCCGAAGCCGTTCATCCACGCGTGACTGCGCTCGACCACCCATCTCTTGCCGGCCTGTATGGGAGCGGGCA
Coding sequences:
- a CDS encoding arylamine N-acetyltransferase family protein, encoding MSEHRTATETVPDKESGDQPSHLHIDEARVTSYLERIGAARPGRPDAAHLRDLQFRHVRTVPFENLGIHAGEQIALDARSLVDKIARERRGGICYESNGAFAALLTTLGYRVSLLSARVFLGDGFGPPFDHLALRVDAEGEPYLVDVGFGRQIEFPLRLDDRAEQRGPGGVYRIEDGPDGDLDVYRDGVLQYRVELRPRALSDFTTACWWHSNAPQAHFTQNLVCSLPTENGRVTISGQRLVITDGGHSSEVELPQETVLEAYRDHFGIVLDRMPELLTARLAGV
- a CDS encoding FAD-dependent monooxygenase — its product is MGSVIVVGGGPSGLWTAAELRLRGVDVTVIEQLPERSPHSKGFTIHPRTMEVWASRGIADRFVRQGKRIPSGHFGLLDQRMDFSRLDTPFPYTLMLPQPKVEELLEEYALQLGADIRRGHTFTGLTDKPHSVLAQVQGPDGGYALEADYLVGCDGTRSAVRESAGIGLSGTDSTWYGWLADVALDEPPNTIPFSHVNARGTLMIVPMSPGVYRVGGLDLEDRSAEWAGYTVEELRAKTAAVAGTDFGLRDPQWVSRTGNGAKLADHYRSGRVLLVGDAAHRHLPAGGVGLNLGLQDAWNLGWKLAATLRGWAPAGLLDSYEQERRPVGAELLEATDAQSVLMTAWTPQGRSLRSFLGNAIERQPEFSRYLAEAVSALSVAYPPDSPDAHPLVGRRTPDLRLRGGTSLLTQLRPGRHVLLDLTDGLVVKATDGAVPGERMVTPYTGALTEDRADWSGVRAALVRPDGHVAWACEETDDQRLTAAASTALTVAGVTGPEHTA